The proteins below come from a single Corynebacterium cystitidis genomic window:
- the lpdA gene encoding dihydrolipoyl dehydrogenase yields the protein MANEHYDVVVLGAGPGGYVAAIRAAQLGKKVAVVEKQYWGGVCLNVGCIPSKSLIKNAEVANIFNHEKKVFGIKGDVEFDYEDAHKRSRKVSEKIVGGIHYLMKKNKITEINGLGSFKDAKTIEITEGDDKGKTVTFDDCIIATGSVVNTLKGVEFSENVVSFEEQILNPKAPEKMVVVGGGAIGMEFAYVLNAYGVDVTVIEFMDRVLPNEDPEVSKTITKVYKKLGVKVLAGHATTAVRDNGDSVEVDYQKKGSDKTETIAVDRVLVSVGFRPRTEGYGLENTGVELTERGAIAIDEYMRTNVDGIYAIGDVTAKLQLAHVAEAQGVVAAEVIAGAETQTLGDYQMMPRATFCNPQVASFGYTEEAAKEKWPDREIKTATFPFSANGKAVGAAATEGFVKLVADAEFGELLGGHMVGEGVSDMTPQLTLAQRYDLTAGEIARNVHIHPTMSEAMKEAAHGIEGHMINL from the coding sequence TGCGGGCCCTGGCGGCTATGTCGCCGCGATCCGCGCTGCTCAGCTGGGCAAGAAGGTAGCGGTTGTTGAGAAGCAGTATTGGGGAGGAGTCTGCTTGAACGTGGGTTGCATTCCTTCGAAATCGCTGATTAAGAACGCTGAAGTGGCGAATATCTTCAACCATGAGAAGAAGGTCTTCGGCATCAAAGGTGATGTGGAATTTGATTACGAAGACGCGCATAAGCGATCGCGTAAGGTCTCCGAGAAGATCGTTGGCGGTATCCACTACCTGATGAAGAAGAACAAGATCACCGAGATCAACGGCCTGGGATCCTTTAAGGATGCGAAGACCATCGAGATCACCGAGGGTGACGATAAAGGAAAGACTGTCACTTTCGACGACTGCATCATCGCCACCGGCTCTGTGGTGAACACGCTCAAGGGTGTGGAGTTCTCCGAGAATGTGGTGTCTTTTGAAGAGCAGATCCTCAATCCGAAGGCGCCGGAGAAGATGGTTGTTGTTGGTGGCGGTGCGATTGGTATGGAGTTCGCGTACGTACTTAACGCCTATGGTGTCGATGTCACGGTGATCGAGTTCATGGACCGTGTGCTGCCAAATGAGGACCCAGAAGTATCCAAGACCATTACCAAGGTGTACAAGAAGCTCGGCGTGAAGGTGCTAGCGGGCCACGCTACTACTGCGGTGCGCGACAATGGTGATTCCGTCGAGGTGGACTACCAGAAGAAGGGCTCTGACAAGACTGAGACCATCGCCGTTGACCGCGTGCTGGTGTCTGTTGGTTTCCGCCCACGCACCGAGGGTTACGGCCTGGAGAACACCGGCGTGGAGCTGACTGAGCGTGGCGCTATTGCTATCGACGAGTACATGCGCACCAACGTCGACGGCATCTACGCCATTGGCGATGTGACCGCGAAGCTGCAGCTGGCACACGTTGCTGAGGCGCAGGGTGTTGTTGCGGCGGAGGTCATCGCGGGTGCGGAGACCCAGACTTTGGGTGATTATCAGATGATGCCACGCGCTACCTTCTGTAACCCGCAGGTCGCATCCTTCGGTTATACCGAGGAAGCTGCGAAGGAGAAGTGGCCTGACCGTGAGATCAAGACCGCGACCTTCCCATTCTCCGCGAACGGTAAAGCTGTGGGCGCGGCGGCGACCGAGGGCTTTGTCAAGTTGGTTGCGGATGCGGAATTCGGTGAGCTGCTCGGCGGGCACATGGTGGGCGAGGGTGTTTCCGATATGACTCCGCAGCTGACGTTGGCGCAGCGATATGACCTCACCGCTGGCGAGATCGCACGCAACGTGCACATTCACCCAACGATGTCTGAGGCGATGAAGGAAGCAGCCCACGGCATTGAGGGCCACATGATCAACCTGTAG